Proteins encoded together in one Bactrocera neohumeralis isolate Rockhampton unplaced genomic scaffold, APGP_CSIRO_Bneo_wtdbg2-racon-allhic-juicebox.fasta_v2 cluster11, whole genome shotgun sequence window:
- the LOC126766014 gene encoding uncharacterized protein LOC126766014: MSLNDSLAVTAGPSHGEFNATTPIFPRIPLPLMSEDNIEAYFYSLDFWFEASGVTTDSAKFNIVAASIPQVKLMELRSIIDAAPTSARYQFIRTKLIENFTESQQRRLQRVLRDMPLGDRRPSDLFNEMKRAAGSALSESILHDLWVNRLPQYAQAAIIATNVPIVDKLKIADSIVETMQMREVRIHEVSASNHTTDNDLRTEIAELKQRFDRVTSSEKTRARFRSKTPVRPHNINSGEMCWYHAKFGPNAKKCRQPCKFVQSTSPNGKQ; the protein is encoded by the coding sequence ATGTCACTCAACGATAGCCTGGCGGTTACTGCTGGTCCAAGCCACGGGGAATTCAACGCTACAACACCAATTTTTCCACGCATCCCGCTGCCATTGATGTCAGAAGACAACATTGAGGCTTATTTTTACTCATTGGATTTTTGGTTTGAAGCCTCTGGCGTTACAACCGACTCggcaaaatttaatatcgtaGCGGCCAGTATACCGCAGGTAAAGTTAATGGAGTTGCGCTCCATAATAGATGCTGCGCCCACGTCTGCGCGATATCAATTCATTCGTACCAAATTGATAGAAAATTTCACTGAGAGCCAGCAACGCCGCCTACAACGTGTATTGCGCGACATGCCATTGGGCGACCGCCGCCCGAGCGACCTGTTTAACGAAATGAAGCGCGCTGCTGGTTCCGCTCTAAGCGAGAGCATTTTGCATGATTTGTGGGTTAATCGCTTGCCACAATATGCGCAAGCAGCAATTATAGCAACCAATGTACCTATTGTCGACAAATTAAAAATCGCCGACTCAATAGTGGAGACGATGCAAATGCGTGAAGTTCGTATCCACGAGGTATCCGCATCGAATCATACCACAGACAACGACCTGAGGACCGAAATAGCAGAACTGAAACAGCGTTTTGATAGAGTTACGAGCAGCGAGAAAACACGTGCACGTTTCAGATCGAAAACGCCAGTGCGTCCTCATAACATCAATTCAGGCGAAATGTGCTGGTATCACGCCAAGTTTGGACCAAACGCTAAGAAGTGTCGCCAACCTTGTAAGTTCGTTCAATCTACATCGCCAAATGGCAAACAATAG